The genomic window CGCCGTGGATCTCGCCGCGCCAGCCGCCCGTCTCGCGACCGCGCTCCTCGATGAACTCCTTGAAGCGCTCGAGGTCCTTCTTCGCAGCGCGCTCGTCGATGCCCAGCGCGGCGCCGGTCTTCTCGGTGAAGGACTCGGGCACCCACGTCATCTCGAGGGAGACCCGGGTGCCGTCGCCGGCGGGCACGAAGCTGACGCGACCGGTGTGGAGCTTCTCACCGTGGCTCGCCCACGAGATGTGGTCGTCGGGAACCTGATCCGTGATGGTGGCGTCGAACTCCCGCTCCACCCCGCCGATGTTCACGACCCAGTGGGTGCGCTCGTCGTCCAGCTGGTCGATGCGCTCGACCGCGGACATGAAGCGCGGGAACTCCTCGAACTGGGTCCACTGGTCGTAGACGGCCCGGATCGGGGCGTCCACGTCGATCTCTGCTGTCACAATGCTGGTTGCCATGACGGCTCCTTTCACTGGAACAGCCACCGTACGAACCCGGCGCGCACGCAGACACGGGGTTGACTCCGCGGAGGGCCGCAGGTAAGGCCGACTGGGCGACCGCGTCCCGCGACGCGGCCGACCGGCTCGTCGCAACCGAGCGAGCTTCCGGAAGCGAGGCCTCTCGCCGTTCCAGACCCTCCGCCCCTTCGCCCCCGCCCCTCCGCCTCTTCGCCCTCCGCCCCACCGCCCCACCGCCAACAGGTCAACCGGGCTTCCACAGGAGGTTGAAACCACTCAACCTCCTGTGGAATCGCGGTTGACCTGTTGAGCGACCGGTTCGACAGGCAAACCGGCAGCCGTGGCAGCCCAGGGCTGGAGCCGTCCCGGGCACGGGCTATGGACCCTCCGGATCCCTCGCCCGCCTGTGCGGCGTGTCGGCGATGCGGCCTAGTCTCGTCTCATGCGCCGGTCGCGAGAGGCGGGGTCATGAATGCGGATGCCGCGGGGCCGACTCGCGCGGCCAAGCCCTGGGTGCTGCACGTGGACCTCGACCAGTTCATCGCCGCGGTCGAGGTGCTGCGCCGGCCGGAGCTCGCCGGCAAGCCCGTCATCGTGGGCGGCCGCGGAGACCCGACCGAGCGCGCGGTCGTCTCGACCGCATCGTACGAGGCGCGCGAGTTCGGTGTCGGCTCGGGCATGCCGCTGCGGATCGCGGCGAGGAAGGTGCCGGATGCCGTCATCCTGCCGGTCGACGCACCGCTGTACTTGGCGGCATCCGAAGAGGTCATGGCCACCCTGCGCGCCCAGCCCGGCGCCGTCGTGCAGGTACTCGGGTGGGACGAGGCGTTCGTGGGCGTCGAGACCGACGACCCCGAGATGTACGCCCGGCGGCTGCAGCAGGACGTGCTCGACCGGACGCGTCTGCACTGCTCCGTCGGCATCGGCGACACGCTCGTGCGGGCCAAGGTCGCGACGGGCTTCGGCAAGCCGCGCGGCACCTTCCGGCTGACGGCCGAGAACTGGCTCGAGGTGATGGGCGAACGTCCGACGATCGAGCTGTGGGGCGTCGGGTCGAAAGTGTCGAAGCGGCTCACGCTGCTCGGCGTCCGCACGGTCGCCGAGCTCGCCGTCGCGGACGAGACGGCGCTGACCGGCGAATTCGGACCGCGGATGGGTCTCTGGTACCGGCAGCTCGGGCGCGGCGACGGCTCGGCCGTCGTCGACGACACCCCCTGGGTCGCCCGCGGACACAGCAAGGAGACGACGTTCCAGACCGACATCGTCGACCCCGCCGAGATCGAGGCGGCCGCCGGCACCCTGCTCGACCAGGTGCTTGACGAGGTGGCCGCCGACGACCGGCCGGTCGTCGGTCTCGGGCTCAAGGTGCGCTACGCGCCGTTCCTCACCAAGACCTTCACCAAGAAGATCCCCTCGACCTCCGACCGTGCCGTCGTGCGCGCCCGGACGATGGAGCTCGTGGACAAGATCGAGCCCGGCCGCCCCATCCGCCTGCTCGGCGTGCGCGCCGAGATGGCGATGCCCGACGACGCGCGCGAAGGGCACACGCCGACCCGCAGCGGATGGTGACGTCGGCGGCGCCGGGTCAGAGGCGGGGGTCGATCGCGACCCGCACGTCGGCACCGGCGGCCGCGCGCTCGAGGGCGTCGTCGAGCTCCGACAGCGGATGCGGCCGGCCGACGAGCTGTGCGAACGGGTAGCGGTGCGCGTGCTCCTCGAGGAACGCCACGGCGCCCGCCAGATCCGCCGGATCGTAGTTGTGGACGCCGCGGACGGTGGTCAGGTTCCGCACCGTGCGCTCCGGGTCCAGCGCGTACGCGGGGCTGGGCGAGACGCTGCCCACGAGCACGACGACGCCGCCGACGCCGATCTCGTCCAGCGCCGACGAGACGGCCGCGGCGGCGCCCGACGCTTCGATGGCGATGTCGAGCTCGCGCGCACGCAGGCGCCGCAGCGCCCGGCCCAGGGCTCCCGCCTCCGCGGGGTCGATCATCGCCGCGGCCCCGAACGACCGCGCGAGCGTGCGCCGCGCCGGGTCGGGATCGGCGACGATCACCCGGGCGCCGGCGCGCGACGCGATCGCCGTCGCGGTGAGCCCGATGAGTCCCGCGCCGGTCACCAGCATGGTGGCGCCGTCCACGTCGACGATGTCGCCGGCGCGGTCGACCGCGGCCCATGCGGTTGCCGTCGCGCATGCCGCCGGGGCCAGCACGGCCGCCGGGATCGACTCGCCGACGCGCACGATCGTCGTGCCGGCGCGCAGGTGCACGTGCGTGGCGAAGCCGCCCGAGAGCTCCCAGCGCGCGACGAGGCGCTCATGACCGTACTTGCGCAGCTCGCGGCACTTCTGCGGCAGGCCCCGTCGGCAGCGGTCACAGCGATCGCACGACGCCATGATCGACCACACCACCCGATCGCCGACGCCGATCGCCACACCGTCGGCGCCCCGCACCTCGTCGAGCACCGCGACCACGCGGCCGACGTACTCGTGACCGAGCACCAACGGCGTCGGCGCCTTGCGATGCCCCGACACGGTGTGCACGTCCGAGCCGCAGACGGTCGCCAGTTCGAGCTCGACGAGCACGTCGCCGTCTGCGAGCCGCACACCCGGAACGGCGATGGCCTCGTGCGGGCGACCGGGCCCGAGCCACACCATGGCGGTGGCGGGCGGCGTGAGGCGCACGTCGCGTGAGGCGACCACCGGCGCCACGGCCGCCGACGCCACGTCAGGCGTCGATTCCGAGCAGGGCCGGCAGGGCCGACACGTCGTCGATCACGGCATCCGCGCCCGCGGCGGTGAGCGCGGCCCGGTCGTGCGCACCGGTCAGCACGCCGACGACGAGACCCGCGCCGGCGGCACGACCGGAGGCGACGTCGCTGGTCGTGTCACCGACGACGACGACGGATGCCACCGACGACGCCTGCGACCGGATGACCGCCGCCAGCACGAGGTCGGGGGCGGGGCGGCCACGGCCCACGTCGACGGGCGACAACGCCGCATCCACCAGCGCCCGCCAACCGAGTCCGTCCAGGATCGCGTCACGGGTGGTCGGGGCGAACCCGGTCGTGAGCACCACCGAGACGCCCGCCGCCCGAAGCTGTTCGAGCGCCTGCCGGGCTCCCGCGATCGGCTCGACGCCCTCTTCGGCGATGAGGTCGGCATAGGCGCGCTCGAAGGCCGCGGTGGCGTCGACCGCGCGGGCCGTATCGCCGCCGGAGAGGTGCGTGAAGACGTCGATCTTGGACTGGCCCATCGTGCGTCGCACGTAGTCGAGGGCCTCGGGCCACGGCATCCGCTCGGCGACGCCCGTCTCGTTCGCGGCGCGCTCGAACGCGCGCTCGACCACACCGTCGTCGCGCACCGTCGTGCCGGCCATGTCGAGCACGACGAGCTCGACGGGAACGGCAGGTCGGGAGAGCGTGGGGGTCTCGGTGGTGACAGGGCTGGTCATGGGCGGATTCCTTCCGGGGTGAGGACGCCGGCGTCGACGCCGAGGCGGGGGGCGAGGGCGGTCTCGGCGAGGCCGAGTCCGGTGGTCATGCCGATGCCGGTGGTCGCGGCGAGGGCGAGCACGCCGGGCTCCGGTTCGGCGACGAGGAAGTCGTCGGGGCCGCTGGCGTACACGCCCTGCCACCGTTCGAGCACCGACGGCCGCGCACCGAACAGGGCCTCGAACTCCTCGAGCAGCAGGTCGGCGGCGGCCTCGGGCTGGAACGGGGCGACGCCCACGCCCTTGTAGTGGGTGTCGCCGACGATCATCGACCCGTCGGGAAGCTGCGTGTACATCTGGTTGAGGTCGAGCGCCGCGAGGTCGGGCCGCTCCGCGTGCAGGCGCTCCCGCAACGCGGTCGCCTCGGGCAATGCCGCGAACCTGCCGTACCGCACCAGCGACCAGCCGGTCAGCAGCGGAGCCGAGACGGATGCCGCTCCCCCGCGTACGCGCAGCATGTCGAGGCCGCAGCGCACGACGCCGACGGCTTCGGCGAGGTCGGGAAGGAGCTGGTCGATGTCGTGGTTCACGGCGACGACGACGAGTCCCGCGTCGATGCGACCGCGGGTCGTCCGGACGCGCCCTGTCTCGACGGCGCCGACCGAGGTGCGCGTGCGGAACTCGACGCCGAGCGTCTCGAGATGCGCGCGGATGGCGGCCGCCGCCGTGCGCGGGTCGGTCTGCAAGTCGGGTTCGACCCACGCGCCCGCCACCGCGACGCCCGGGCGCACCGACGCCCGGCTCTCGAGTTCGCGGGCCTCGAGGAGCTCGATCCCGCCGGCGCCGGCCGCCGCTTCGAGCAGCGCGAGCTCGTCCGCGTGGCGGGCGACGACGAGGGTGCCCGACTCGCGCAGCCAGAACCCCGCGTCGCGGGCGAGGCGCAGCCACAGGGGGCGCGACGCGTCGGCGTATTCGCGGGCGGGGCCGGTCTGCGCGCCGATGCAGAGGTGCCCGAAGTTGCGCACGGTGGCGCCAAGGGCCTCGGGTGCGCGCTCGATGACGACCACGCGCTGCCCGCGGCGCACCGCGGCGTACGCGGCACCGAGCCCGACGATCCCCGCGCCGACGACGGCGACGTCGAACCCACGATTCATCGGAAGACCTTCCTCATCCACATCGCGATCCCCTCGATCACGAGCACCGTCACCAGGATCATCAGCACGATCGCGGTGACCATGCCGTAGTTCGCGCCCTGGCTCGCGTTGAGCAGGTAGTAGCCCACCCCGCCGCCGCCGACGATGCCGAGGATGGTCGCCGCGCGGATGTTGGTGTCGAGCAGGTAGAAGGTGTGGCCGACGAGCGCCTGGGCTCCCTGCGGCACGGTGGCACCGCCGTACACCTGGAGCCGTGTCGCACCAGTGGCGAAGAGAGCGCGCTCGGGCCCGCGGTCGACCTCCTCGAACGAGTCGGCGATGAGCTTGCCGAGCAGGCCCACGCCACCGACTGCGAGCGCGATCGTGCCGGCCTGCATGCCGAGGCCGGTGATCACGATGAGCACGATCGCCAGGATGATCTCGGGGATGCCGCGGATGCCGACCAGGGCGAAGCGGGCGGCGCCGCGGATGCCGCCGTTCGGGGCGACGTTGCGTGCGGCGAACGAGCCGAGCAGGAGTGACGCGCCGAGCGCCAGCAGGGTGGCGGCGAGCGCGATGGCGATCGTCTCGCGCAGGGCCTCGAACATCACCTCGGCGCCGTAGACGCCGAAGGTGGGCGGCCAGAACTGCACGGCCACGGCGGGGATCTTGGCCCAGAACGTCAGGAAGTCGCCCCAGTTGATCTGGCACACCCAGACGCCGGCGATCACGATGGCCGCCGCGAGCCAGCCGGCGGCCACGTTGCGCACGCGCTCCGGCGTCCACGGCCGGCGCAGCGCCGTCTGCGGCGACTGTGCCCATGCGGCGCGTTCGGCCCAGCCGGCGGCCAGGCGCGGGGCGGGACGCCGGGCCGCGGCATCCTGCTCGCGCACGAGCCGCCGGCCGACGAGCCGATCCGCCCACGAGCCGCGATCGCCGACCCGCCCGAGCATCGCCGCGCGCACGGCGCTCGAGACGATCTCCATCACGACGCACAGCACGAAGATGACGAGGGCGATGCCGAGGCCGAGGCCGTAGTTCAGCGACTTGAACGCGTACGACATCTCGAGGCCGAGGCCCGCCACGCCCACGTAGCCGAGCACCACCGACCCGCGCAGGTTGATGTCGTTGCGGTGCAGCACCGTGGCGACCCACGACGGGAGCACCTGGGGCAGGATGCCGCCGAAGAACTCCTGCATGCGCGTGCCGCCCGCGGCGCGGATCGCGAGGCGCGGTCCCTCGTCGATCTGCTCGATCGCGTCGGCGAACATCTTGGAGATCATGCCGATCGAGTGGATGCCGATCGCGAGGATGCCGGGAAGCGCGCCGAGCGAGAACATCAGCACGAACACCATGGCGAGCACGACGTCGGGAACCGCCCGCGCGAGCACGCCGGCGAAGCGGGCTGCGGCGCGCCAGCCGTTGCCGGGCGTGGTGTTGGACGCGGCGAGGTAGGCGATCGGCACCGACAGCGCCGCGGCCAGCAGCGTGCCGGTGAGCACGAGCCCCAGCGTGAGGGCGATGAGCCAGGCAAGCTCCGCCGGCTCGGGGAACGACAGCGCGCCGACGCGGGCGAAGAAGCGCTCCGCGTTGCCCCAGCTGGCGATCATGTCGGGGATCGAGATCTGCACCTCGCCCAGGGCCGCGACGGAGAGGGCGAGGAGCGCGAGCAGCGTCACCCCGGCGGCGATGCGCTCGGGCGAGACGCGACGCTTCGGCGCCCGCTCGAGGAGGGAGGGCGAAGGGTGCGCGACGCGCGGCCGCTCGACGGTGGTGGTCATCGCGCCGGCTCCGCGGCGGCCTCTAGCAGCAGCTCGTCCTGGACGGCGCGCAGTTCGGCGGTGCTGGTCGCGACCCGCCCGTAGATCTCCATGACCTGCGTCTTGGACAGGTCGCGGGTCGGCAGGTCGAGGACGACCTGGCCGTGGCGGAGGCCGACGATCCGGTCGGCCCACGAGATCGCGAGATCGACCTGGTGCAGGCTGCACACCACGGTGAGCCCCTCGTCGGCGGCGATCTCGCGGATCAGCGCCATCACCTGGTCGCTCGACTCGGGGTCGAGCGAGGCGACAGGCTCGTCGGCGAGGAGGACGCTCGGATTCTGCATGAGCGCGCGGGCGATCGCCACGCGCTGCTGCTGGCCACCCGAAAGGGTGTCGGCGCGCTGGTAGGCGCGATCGAGCAGCCCGACGCGGTCGAGATGTCCGAGGGCGGCCAGCCGGCGGGCCTTCGAGTACGACCACAGTCCGAGTCGCGGGCCGCGAACGCCGGCCAGCGACCCGGTCAGCACGTTCTCGAGCACCGTCAGCGACGGCACGAGCTCGAACTGCTGGAAGATGAAGCCCACGCTCGAGCGCAGGGCGCGCAGGCGCCGGCCGGAGAGGCGGGGCACGTCCTCGCCGAGCACCTCGACGGAACCGGAGGTCGGAACCTCCAGCCCGTCGAGATGCCGCAGCAGGGTGGACTTGCCCGAGCCCGAGAGACCGAGCAGCACGACGATCTCGCCGCGGTCCACGGTGAGCGAGACGCCATCGAGGGCGGTGGTGGCGCCGAAGCGCTTGACGACACCGTTCAGTCGGACGACCGTCTCGGGTGCGGTGGTGTTCATGTCTGCTCGGTCCTCGTCCATGTGGTTCGGAACAGCGGCGTGCGGTTCAGATCAGCGCGTGCGGATCAGCCCTGGCACTGGGTGGCGTCGGTCTTCTCGCAGATGTCGCGGATCAGGTCGTAGTACGCGTCGTCGACCGGCTTGGTCTCGAAGAAGACGCTCCGGAACCCGTCCGAGTCGGCGCTGTCGACGCCGCTGGCGA from Microbacterium sp. ProA8 includes these protein-coding regions:
- a CDS encoding SRPBCC family protein, whose translation is MATSIVTAEIDVDAPIRAVYDQWTQFEEFPRFMSAVERIDQLDDERTHWVVNIGGVEREFDATITDQVPDDHISWASHGEKLHTGRVSFVPAGDGTRVSLEMTWVPESFTEKTGAALGIDERAAKKDLERFKEFIEERGRETGGWRGEIHGGSTREV
- a CDS encoding DNA polymerase IV, producing MNADAAGPTRAAKPWVLHVDLDQFIAAVEVLRRPELAGKPVIVGGRGDPTERAVVSTASYEAREFGVGSGMPLRIAARKVPDAVILPVDAPLYLAASEEVMATLRAQPGAVVQVLGWDEAFVGVETDDPEMYARRLQQDVLDRTRLHCSVGIGDTLVRAKVATGFGKPRGTFRLTAENWLEVMGERPTIELWGVGSKVSKRLTLLGVRTVAELAVADETALTGEFGPRMGLWYRQLGRGDGSAVVDDTPWVARGHSKETTFQTDIVDPAEIEAAAGTLLDQVLDEVAADDRPVVGLGLKVRYAPFLTKTFTKKIPSTSDRAVVRARTMELVDKIEPGRPIRLLGVRAEMAMPDDAREGHTPTRSGW
- a CDS encoding alcohol dehydrogenase catalytic domain-containing protein, coding for MASAAVAPVVASRDVRLTPPATAMVWLGPGRPHEAIAVPGVRLADGDVLVELELATVCGSDVHTVSGHRKAPTPLVLGHEYVGRVVAVLDEVRGADGVAIGVGDRVVWSIMASCDRCDRCRRGLPQKCRELRKYGHERLVARWELSGGFATHVHLRAGTTIVRVGESIPAAVLAPAACATATAWAAVDRAGDIVDVDGATMLVTGAGLIGLTATAIASRAGARVIVADPDPARRTLARSFGAAAMIDPAEAGALGRALRRLRARELDIAIEASGAAAAVSSALDEIGVGGVVVLVGSVSPSPAYALDPERTVRNLTTVRGVHNYDPADLAGAVAFLEEHAHRYPFAQLVGRPHPLSELDDALERAAAGADVRVAIDPRL
- a CDS encoding phosphonatase-like hydrolase encodes the protein MTSPVTTETPTLSRPAVPVELVVLDMAGTTVRDDGVVERAFERAANETGVAERMPWPEALDYVRRTMGQSKIDVFTHLSGGDTARAVDATAAFERAYADLIAEEGVEPIAGARQALEQLRAAGVSVVLTTGFAPTTRDAILDGLGWRALVDAALSPVDVGRGRPAPDLVLAAVIRSQASSVASVVVVGDTTSDVASGRAAGAGLVVGVLTGAHDRAALTAAGADAVIDDVSALPALLGIDA
- a CDS encoding TIGR03364 family FAD-dependent oxidoreductase — encoded protein: MNRGFDVAVVGAGIVGLGAAYAAVRRGQRVVVIERAPEALGATVRNFGHLCIGAQTGPAREYADASRPLWLRLARDAGFWLRESGTLVVARHADELALLEAAAGAGGIELLEARELESRASVRPGVAVAGAWVEPDLQTDPRTAAAAIRAHLETLGVEFRTRTSVGAVETGRVRTTRGRIDAGLVVVAVNHDIDQLLPDLAEAVGVVRCGLDMLRVRGGAASVSAPLLTGWSLVRYGRFAALPEATALRERLHAERPDLAALDLNQMYTQLPDGSMIVGDTHYKGVGVAPFQPEAAADLLLEEFEALFGARPSVLERWQGVYASGPDDFLVAEPEPGVLALAATTGIGMTTGLGLAETALAPRLGVDAGVLTPEGIRP
- a CDS encoding ABC transporter permease subunit — its product is MTTTVERPRVAHPSPSLLERAPKRRVSPERIAAGVTLLALLALSVAALGEVQISIPDMIASWGNAERFFARVGALSFPEPAELAWLIALTLGLVLTGTLLAAALSVPIAYLAASNTTPGNGWRAAARFAGVLARAVPDVVLAMVFVLMFSLGALPGILAIGIHSIGMISKMFADAIEQIDEGPRLAIRAAGGTRMQEFFGGILPQVLPSWVATVLHRNDINLRGSVVLGYVGVAGLGLEMSYAFKSLNYGLGLGIALVIFVLCVVMEIVSSAVRAAMLGRVGDRGSWADRLVGRRLVREQDAAARRPAPRLAAGWAERAAWAQSPQTALRRPWTPERVRNVAAGWLAAAIVIAGVWVCQINWGDFLTFWAKIPAVAVQFWPPTFGVYGAEVMFEALRETIAIALAATLLALGASLLLGSFAARNVAPNGGIRGAARFALVGIRGIPEIILAIVLIVITGLGMQAGTIALAVGGVGLLGKLIADSFEEVDRGPERALFATGATRLQVYGGATVPQGAQALVGHTFYLLDTNIRAATILGIVGGGGVGYYLLNASQGANYGMVTAIVLMILVTVLVIEGIAMWMRKVFR
- the phnC gene encoding phosphonate ABC transporter ATP-binding protein; its protein translation is MNTTAPETVVRLNGVVKRFGATTALDGVSLTVDRGEIVVLLGLSGSGKSTLLRHLDGLEVPTSGSVEVLGEDVPRLSGRRLRALRSSVGFIFQQFELVPSLTVLENVLTGSLAGVRGPRLGLWSYSKARRLAALGHLDRVGLLDRAYQRADTLSGGQQQRVAIARALMQNPSVLLADEPVASLDPESSDQVMALIREIAADEGLTVVCSLHQVDLAISWADRIVGLRHGQVVLDLPTRDLSKTQVMEIYGRVATSTAELRAVQDELLLEAAAEPAR